GCAAAGAATTTTTTAGAACCTTTTACATTCAATCCCATGTTATTCGAGATGAATAATTGGTTTTGTGCTGATGTTATCAAAAAATTGTTGGGAATAATTACTTGCGTCGGATTATTTTTACTTACCTGTACCGTTGTGTACAATGTATTATTGTTGAAAATTTGTACCGGAAAAGGTATCGTTTCATCGGTAGATAAATATAAATATCCTTCAAGACCGTTTGTTCCAGCTTTTGCAGACATTGGAGCGAACCAATGCTCGGTATCGAGCTGAGCATTGAATAATAAACAAAAAAAACTGCAAATAAGTAGTAAATATTTTTTCATGCCTAAATTTATCGGGCGACAAATCTAAGTATTAATAATCACATTTTTACGGTGTTTTTTTAACGCTTTTTTAATATTTATAGAAATGTGGAAAAGTTAAAATTGCCTTCATATATTGTTAATATTGTAATGTGAAAATCAGAGACAAAAAAAATCCCGATGAAAAACTCATCGGGATTAATATTTTAAAACTTGAAAAAGTTATTATAAGCTAACTCTTACAAATCCTGTTACTTTAAGATCTCCGTTTACAGATTTTACATAGTCAGCAACTGAAATAGAGCTGTCTTTAATGAAATCTTGGTGTACCAAAGTGTTGTCTTTGTAGAATCTCTGCATTTTACCTTTCAAGATATTCTCGATAATGTTTGCAGGCTTACCTTCTTCAGTAAGTTTGTGTCTTTCGATTTCCAATTCTTTATCAATCGTTTCCTGAGAAACAGAAGTTTCGTCAAGAGCGATAGGGTTCATTGCAGCAGCTTGCATAGAAACAGATTTAGCAGCCTCGTCAGCACCGTCTACTTTAGCAGAAAGTGAAGTGATTGCAGCGATTTTGTTTCCAGCGTGGATGTAAGCTCCCAAGAAAGGTCCTGTAATTCTTTCGAATGCACCAATCTCGATTTTCTCACCGATAACTCCAGTTTGCTCGATTAATTTCTCAGCAACAGTCATTCCGTGGAAATCTGTAGCTAATAATTCTTCTTTAGTAGCAGCGAAAATAGCCATTTCAGCAATTTCGTAAGCTAACTCGATAAACGCTTCGTTTTTAGCAACAAAGTCAGTTTCGCAGTTTAGAGAAATAATAACACCTAACGTGTTATCTTCATTTACTCTAGCGATTACAGCACCTTCAGAAGAATCTCTGTCTGCTCTGTTAGCTGCAACTTTCTGTCCTTTTTTTCTAAGGATGTCAACTGCTTTTTCGAAGTCTCCTTCTGCTTCAACTAGAGCTTTCTTGCAGTCCATCATACCTGCACCTGTTTGGTTTCTTAATTTTGCTACGTCTGCAGCAGCTGGTGAATAAGACATAATATTTATTATTTTTTTATTTAAAATTATAATTAACTTTAATAGTTTATTTTTGAGCAGGGCAAAGATAATGATTTTAATGATAAACTAAAAAATGACTTTTAACGTTATAGTATTAATTTAATAATTTTTTAAAGGTTTTTACTCCATGAATAAAATATTTCTAATCTTATTTCTATCCATTTTCAGTTTGGGGTTTTCTCAAAAAAAGAAAAAAAGTAAGTCTAAAGTAGTTGCAGAAAAGGAAACTGTAATTATTTATACGCTAGAAGAGGCGCAGACAAGTGCAGAAGCAAGAATAATTGCAGGCTTTATTAAACAAAATCCTGGGCACGAAAAAAATGATGAACTTAAAAGAAAATTAATTACCATCATCATGGCAGATAACTCTATTGAAGCCAAACCTACGATTAAACCAATCAGCAAAGACAAAATTGAAAAAATTGTAAGCAACAGTGAGCTCAATAAAGGCAAAACGATAGCTTCTAATTCTAAAACAACAACTCCTGAAAGAACAGTTTCTTACGCTTCAGCAGGCAGTTCGAGTAAAAAATCGGCTCCTAGTGAAGAGGGAAAGAAAACGGCTTCTTATTTGACGCATCTTTTTAATAACGATCCAAGTGATAAAGAAGCTTACATTAATATCAGAAATAAATCAAAATGCAGATTGATTGTAAAAATAAGCGGAAAAAAATATTATAATCTTGATGTTCCCGCCAACGGACAAAATTTTATAATGGTAGAAAAAGGTGATTATGTTTTAACAACCTCGGTTTGTGATGCCAAATATTCTTCTCTGAAGAAAATAAATAAAGATATTGAGATACAGCTCGATGTAGCTGAGTAAAAATAAAAAAGCGGTTAAGAAAATTCTTAACCGCTTTTTTTTATCCTTTAAATTGCCCCATGGCAATAAACTTGTCTTGTCTGTGCGTTTCAAGCTCTTTTCCTGTAAATTTAGAGAATGCTTTAATATTTTGTAATATAGAAGCTTTTAAATTTAAATAAGCAACTTCAGGATCGTAATGTGCTCCACCAAGTGGTTCTTCTACGATTCCGTCGATAAATTTTTCTCTTAATGCATCTGCAGGAGTAAGATTTAATGCATTTGCAGCATCTTCTTTATGGTCCCAGTTTCTCCAAAGAATTGAAGAACAGCTTTCTGGTGCAATTACCGTGTACCAAGTGTTTTCTAACATATACACTTTGTTACCAACACCAATTCCTAATGCACCACCACTTGCTCCTTCGCCAATGATGTAAGTGAAGATAGGTGTTTTAAGCATTGTCATTTCAAAAATATTTCTTGCAATCGCTTCACCTTGTCCTCTCTCTTCAGCTTCCAAACCAGGATACGCTCCCGGTGTATCTACTAAAGTTACTACAGGAATTTTAAACTTCTCAGCTAATTTCATTAGTCTTAAAGCTTTTCTGTAGCCTTCCGGATTTGGCATCCCGAATCTTCTGTATTGTCTTTCTTTGGTTGTTCTCCCTTTTTGGGTTCCCAAAATCATGATTCTTTGGCCATCAAGTGTAGCCAAACCACCAATCAATGCTGGGTCATCTGCGAAGTTTCTATCACCGTGAAGCTCAAGGAAGCTTCCTTTATCTACCATACCTTTAATGTAATCTAAAGTATATGGGCGATCCGGATGACGCGATAACTGTACTCTTTGCCAAGGCGTAAGATTTCCATAGATCTCTTTTTTGGTATCTCTGATCTTATCTTCGATTTGACTGCATGCTAATTTTACATCAACACCACTTTCTTCTCCTACCAAAGAACATGTTTGATATTGATCCATCAGCTCTTTTATAGGAAGTTCGAAACTTAAATATTCCATTCTTGAAGTAAATTAAATCTTTCAAATGTATGAAAAATTATGAAAACCTATTTAAAATTATTTACAGCATTGCTTATTCTAGCGATACTTTCTTCTTTTCCAATGAGTTCTAAAATATCCGGAACGTCTGGTCCTTTCAATTCTCCTACCAAAGCTAGACGTAAAGGCATCATTACTTTTCCCATTCCTAAACCTTTGTTTTCTGCAAAATCGTGTAGGTTTTGCTTAATGTTTTCAGAAACGAAATCATTAATTGAATTTAAATTTTCAGCAAATTCAGTTAGAAGAGCAGAAGTTTCATCATTCCAAGCTTTTTTTGAAGCTTTCTCATCGTAAGAAGTAGGCGCTTCGAAGAAAAACTTTCCATTTTCGTAAATATCTTTCGGGAAAGTAGCTCTCTCTTTCATCAGATGAATGATTTTTAATAACTTTTCATCTTCGATTGTTAAATTTGATTCTGAGTTTTTAAGAATATTCATCAATTCTTCAGCAGAAGTTTTTTGAATATACTGATGATTAAACCATTCAGATTTTTCTTTGCTGAATCTTGCGCCTGCTTTATGAACTTTATGTAAATCAAATTCTTTGATCATTTCTTCCAAAGACAAAATTTCTTTATCATCTGCAGGAGACCAACCTAAAAGTGCCACCATGTTGATGAATGCTTCAGGCAAATATCCACTTTCTCTGTAGCCTTTAGATACGTGTCCTGTTGCAGGATCTGTAAAATTTAATGGAAATACTGGGAACCCAAATTTATCACCATCTCTTTTGCTTAATTTTCCTTTTCCTTCTGGTTTCAAAATCAAAGAAAGGTGGGCAAACTCAGGTGCTTCCCAACCCATTGCTTCATATAATAAAGTGTGTAAACCTAAAGAAGGCAACCATTCTTCTCCACGAATAACGTGAGAGATTTCCATTTCGTGGTCATCGATGATGTTGGCGAAATGATACGTCGGCATTCCGTCGTTTTTTACTAAAACTTTATCGTCTAAAGTATCTGTATTTACGGCAGTGTTTCCACGGATAATGTCTACTAAACCTAAAGTTCTGTCAACAGGCATTTTGAATCTTACAACGTAAGGGGTCTTTGCATCCAATAGTTTCTGAACTTCCTCTTCAGAAAGTGAAAGGCTGTTTTTTAGACGGTTTCTGGTTTTATTATCATAAGAAAAAACATCACCTTTAGCTTCATATTCAGCACGGATGGCGTCTAACTCTTCAGCAGTATCAAAAGCGATGTAAGCATAATCAGTCTTAAGAATCTGCTCTGTGTATTTATCGTAAATATCTCTTCTTTCAGATTGTCTGTATGGAGCAAATTTTCCGCCTTTTTTAGGGCTTTCGTCCGGAATAATTCC
The sequence above is a segment of the Chryseobacterium turcicum genome. Coding sequences within it:
- the tsf gene encoding translation elongation factor Ts yields the protein MSYSPAAADVAKLRNQTGAGMMDCKKALVEAEGDFEKAVDILRKKGQKVAANRADRDSSEGAVIARVNEDNTLGVIISLNCETDFVAKNEAFIELAYEIAEMAIFAATKEELLATDFHGMTVAEKLIEQTGVIGEKIEIGAFERITGPFLGAYIHAGNKIAAITSLSAKVDGADEAAKSVSMQAAAMNPIALDETSVSQETIDKELEIERHKLTEEGKPANIIENILKGKMQRFYKDNTLVHQDFIKDSSISVADYVKSVNGDLKVTGFVRVSL
- a CDS encoding DUF6759 domain-containing protein, whose amino-acid sequence is MNKIFLILFLSIFSLGFSQKKKKSKSKVVAEKETVIIYTLEEAQTSAEARIIAGFIKQNPGHEKNDELKRKLITIIMADNSIEAKPTIKPISKDKIEKIVSNSELNKGKTIASNSKTTTPERTVSYASAGSSSKKSAPSEEGKKTASYLTHLFNNDPSDKEAYINIRNKSKCRLIVKISGKKYYNLDVPANGQNFIMVEKGDYVLTTSVCDAKYSSLKKINKDIEIQLDVAE
- a CDS encoding acetyl-CoA carboxylase carboxyltransferase subunit alpha, yielding MEYLSFELPIKELMDQYQTCSLVGEESGVDVKLACSQIEDKIRDTKKEIYGNLTPWQRVQLSRHPDRPYTLDYIKGMVDKGSFLELHGDRNFADDPALIGGLATLDGQRIMILGTQKGRTTKERQYRRFGMPNPEGYRKALRLMKLAEKFKIPVVTLVDTPGAYPGLEAEERGQGEAIARNIFEMTMLKTPIFTYIIGEGASGGALGIGVGNKVYMLENTWYTVIAPESCSSILWRNWDHKEDAANALNLTPADALREKFIDGIVEEPLGGAHYDPEVAYLNLKASILQNIKAFSKFTGKELETHRQDKFIAMGQFKG
- the gltX gene encoding glutamate--tRNA ligase encodes the protein MEKVRVRFAPSPTGPLHLGGVRTALYDYLFAKNQGGEFVLRIEDTDTARYVEGAEEYIEEALEWCGIIPDESPKKGGKFAPYRQSERRDIYDKYTEQILKTDYAYIAFDTAEELDAIRAEYEAKGDVFSYDNKTRNRLKNSLSLSEEEVQKLLDAKTPYVVRFKMPVDRTLGLVDIIRGNTAVNTDTLDDKVLVKNDGMPTYHFANIIDDHEMEISHVIRGEEWLPSLGLHTLLYEAMGWEAPEFAHLSLILKPEGKGKLSKRDGDKFGFPVFPLNFTDPATGHVSKGYRESGYLPEAFINMVALLGWSPADDKEILSLEEMIKEFDLHKVHKAGARFSKEKSEWFNHQYIQKTSAEELMNILKNSESNLTIEDEKLLKIIHLMKERATFPKDIYENGKFFFEAPTSYDEKASKKAWNDETSALLTEFAENLNSINDFVSENIKQNLHDFAENKGLGMGKVMMPLRLALVGELKGPDVPDILELIGKEESIARISNAVNNFK